From a single Mus caroli chromosome X, CAROLI_EIJ_v1.1, whole genome shotgun sequence genomic region:
- the Vsig4 gene encoding V-set and immunoglobulin domain-containing protein 4, with protein MEISSGLLFLGHLIVLTYGHPTLKTPESVTGTWKGDVKIQCIYDPLRGYRQVLVKWLVRHGSDPVAIFLRDSTGDHIQQAKYRGRLKVSHKVPGDVSLQLNTLQMDDRNHYICEVTWQTPDGNQVIRDKTIELRVRKYNPPRINTEAPTTLHSSLETTTIMSSTSDFTTNGTGKLEGTIAGSGRNLPIFAIIFIISLCCIVAVTIPYILFRCRTFQQEYVYGVSRVFPRKTSTSEETTRVTTIATDEPDFQALISDYSDDPCLSQEYQITTRSTMSISAC; from the exons ATGGAGATCTCATCAGGCTTGCTGTTCCTGGGCCACCTAATAGTGCTCACCTATG GCCACCCCACCCTAAAAACACCAGAGAGTGTGACAGGGACCTGGAAAGGAGATGTGAAGATTCAGTGCATCTATGACCCCCTGAGAGGCTACAGGCAAGTTTTGGTGAAATGGCTGGTAAGACACGGCTCTGACCCCGTCGCCATCTTCCTACGTGACTCCACTGGAGACCATATCCAACAGGCAAAGTACAGAGGCCGCCTGAAAGTGAGCCACAAAGTTCCAGGAGATGTGTCCCTCCAACTAAATACCCTGCAGATGGATGACAGGAACCACTATATATGTGAGGTCACCTGGCAGACTCCTGATGGAAACCAAGTAATAAGAGATAAGACCATTGAGCTCCGTGTTCGGAAAT ATAATCCACCTAGAATCAATACTGAAGCACCTACAACCCTGCACTCCTCTTTGGAAA CAACAACTATCATGAGTTCAACCTCTGACTTTACCACTAATGGGACTGGAAAACTTGAGGGGACCATTGCTGGTTCAG gaAGGAACCTGCCAATCTTTGCCATAATCTTCATCATCTCCCTTTGCTGCATAGTAGCTGTCACCATACCTTATATCTTGTTCCGCTGCAGGACATTCCAACAAG AGTATGTCTATGGAGTGAGCAG GGTGTTTCCCAGGAAGACAAGCACCtctgaagaaaccacaagggTGACTACCATCGCAACTGATGAACCAGATTTCCAGGCTTTGATCAGTGACTACTCTGATGATCCTTGCCTCAGCCAGGAGTACCAAATAACCACCAGATCAACAATGTCTATTTCTGCCTGCTGA